The Chlorocebus sabaeus isolate Y175 chromosome 22, mChlSab1.0.hap1, whole genome shotgun sequence genome segment TCTGATGGTGTGTTTCCCTACCGCCGCCGGGAGTTTGAGGCCCAACCTAGGGCCAGATGGCGAAGAAGCCAAAGCATCCGGCTCTCGGCTGAGGCGCTCCGAATGAAATAGGCCTGGGGCTGAGACCTCGGGCTGGGGAAGGCGCCAAGGTGGATTCGGGTCCGGCGGCCGTGCGTGACAGGCTGCAGCCCACGAATCGGCCGGCCACAGGCTTGGGCGCCCGGAGATTACACAGGGCATCCTAGGACTCCTGCCCTGGAGCGGAGCGCGTGCTGCGGCCTAGTAGGCCTCGCTTGGGCCGCCACCGCGTGCCTCTGGGTCAGGCGGTTTGCTGGGTCCTACTCTTGACCCGAAGGCACCAACACCTCCAACGTGGAGCTTGTGTACCTGTTGCGTTGGGAAAGAGACTGGGACTTCCAGAATGTCACCATAGCCTCAGCTCACTTCTACTGGAAAATCGTGCTTTGAGGGACAGACTTcttggggagggagggataagATGACTTTATTTTCCGTAAATGAATGCACATCCCTGAAACATCTGCTTAGCCCTGGAGCCCCAAGTTGCCCTTCATGTCGAGTTATTTTGGATTTTCCTTTACTGAAAATGTGTAGGTGGAAAAAATGTCACCCCAAATCCCACAGAACCCTTCCACCAACTCCCTAAAACTGTGAACTTTTAATTTCTGTAGTtgtccctcttaaaaaaaaaaaaaaaaggaaagaaaaagaaaggaagaaaagaaaaagaaagcccagccttaaagcaaacaaacaaaaaaagatgctgTATATAAGAATGAATTTGGAGGATTTGGGGACAGCGAACGGAAATCTCAGCACTCCCTCCACCATGCGCCACATTTCCCCAGTCCTCTATTATTCTGCCTGAAATCATCTcgtttacagaaaatatttgtttgcaCTATTAGTTGGTACTGGAGTTAATTACTCAATGTGTTAACGTGAAGTAATATGTATAAAAGTAGGATCAGTGTTTATTGTGTGGGTGAGCTGTTGAGCGGTGCTTGAATAAACTGCAATTAGGGTTAGATAGAGATTAATTAACATGTGAGTGGCAAGGTGTAAAATAGTTTCCAACCCTCCACTTCAATATAATCTGCAGGCGAGGGAAGGAGAAGTTTGTGGAAGCTAATTAAATACTTTCATAAAAGCCAGTGTATTCACCCAACATTTGGAAAGAGAGGCACATTAGGGGCAACTTGTTTTTacccaaatgttttctttctgtggaGGTAGCACTCCTTTGTGatgctggagagagagagaaagatggcttatgcagccacaaaaagcgATAGAAATGGCAAGGCAGGTTCATGGGAAGCCCTTGGAAGCCTTTCAGCCTGATGAAGCTTTCAAACCAGCAGATCTTTCGAGCTGCTGCGGAGAGCAACAATTACCCAATTTGGAAAAAGGGTTGGGGTGCAGTACTTGTGGCAAACGGGATCCACAGGAGAGTCGGGATAGAAAATCGGGTCTTGAGATGCTGCAGGTGTATTGATATTGTTTCAATGTTGGGGTGAGTTGGTTTGCTTCATgtttggtgggaggagggagtaATCTGTGCTCTTGTGTTCACATTAACATAGGGATGGGGGTACCCTGGGTCTGGAATTCTGTCTCTCTGAACATCTTCTAAATTAAATGGGCTATATGGAAATGATCTCCTCCAGATGAGCAAGGCTCTTGGCTTAGAAATCTGGTAgtttggggagggggtgggagggtgATGTTACCGGAACAGCCTTAGGATTGTGGAATTTAGGGGCAGTTTCAGAGTTTGGCAGGGTGAGAGCATTAGCCTATTGCAGTCCACCTCCAAGCCACTTTCCCTCAGGGACCTCTCTCTGTTCCCTCTATTTTCTTTCCAAGTACACCTTTCCTTTTCCTTACCTGCTATGTCCAAATCCTGTCTAAAATTACACCTCAAAGGAGCGGCAACTGGATGGGTGAGTAGAAGGAAAGAgacgttttgaagggaaaaagggAGTGATTTGCCTGAAGTTAAAACTAGAGCTTTTCTGCCCCGTCCCTTAACGTTTTCCAGGGATGTTTCGCAGCACGGAGGGCCCTAGGACGGGATACTCAGCCCCCTCAAGACTTGTTCCTGGGTGAAGAAACAGAGGGTTTACCTCTACCACCACTTTCTCTGGCTTCACATGATCGTGTGTCTTTGGAGATGGAATTCACTATCAAACCCTGTTTGCTCATATTATACCCACCGTAATCCTCTTAAACTGTGGTTGAGGCTACAAAGCTCGTGGTCTTGCAAAAGCTGGCTAGCAAGATATAATTGTCCCGCGAACAAAACCGgccaaaacttttcaaaaaaccccTGCACCCCTCCTCCCCCTTTCCTAAACCTAATTCTCTCGCTCGCTCTCTTGCTAGCCACCACCATCCCCCTCCATAAGAACCCTCAGCCTCGACCACTTTTGTTGTCGCCAAGAGCACCCGGCCTGTTGAAAGTGCTGGAGCGTCTTTGAGCAGTTTGTTGTGATACGCAGGTGGAATGGTCTGCAAACAGATGAATTCAGCCCCTCCAAACCAAGCGCGGAGCGCGCTGCTTTTGTGCGCCAGGCACAAAACGCTGAATTCCTCCGAACTTACTTGGGGCCTGTCTGGAAAAGGgtcttttcttccctctgcttGTACCTCTGGCCACACTAAGTCTCTGCCCGCCCCCCTTCAggccccctccctctcctctctgataatccttctctttattttagaaaaacacaaaacccgGTTCCACGCGGTGCTTTAGTGGCTAAAAGTGAAAGAGCTGCCTTGGCAGAATTCAGCTCTATGAATCACTTCGGAAAATTGGTTCGACTGAATGGCCTTAGGAGGAAAAACGTTTTAATAGGATCCAGGGGAGGTTCTGCTGTTTCAATCTGCTCCTTAAACAGGTGGAGATTGGACGTTCTCAATTATACAAACAGTAAGTACCCATCAGCTGGGAGAGCTGCCCTCCGAATCCTTCCCGCACGCAGCCCTAAACCAGAAGCAGAACCCGGCTTTGCCTCAGAAACCCGGTCATAAATCAACAATTCTGATCTATTAGGATCTCCAAAAGTCTTCCACCTCTTGGTTTAGTCTTCCCCAGCCTCAGACTCAGAGCCGGCCATGAAGCCGTAGGCGCACCTGCGCTGCGCGGAGGCCCCCGAGATCCCTGCGCGCGGCCTTGCTTTCCGTGACGCTTCGGGGTCGTAGTTAGGCAGTAGGAGCTCTCTCCCGACCTCCGACGCCAGCCAAGGCGAGCTCATTGCTTTTGCATAAATTAATATTTCCCCATTAACAAGTTCCCCCCTCCAAACGCGGCGCCCGCGTCCATGCGCCACATCCTAATGAGGTAATTATCATTTGCGCGTGTTCGGGGCTGGCGCCGGTTCCGTGGGTAAATGGCAGTTTATTAGCACGATGCCCAGCTCGGCTGCGGAGGGCTAAGGGATACTTCGGATACTAGACTTACACCCAGGGGCCCTTTGGGGGCGCCGCGTCCGGGACCCTCCGCCCTCCCCGCGTCCCCCAAACCTGCAGGCCTCCAAAGTTGTGAATCACGCACGGAACTCTGCCTAGGTTTGGGTTTGGGTCCCCCCCCTTTCCTTCCACCGGCAAAACCATCACgattcctccccctccccctcccgtCTCTTCCCTCTTTCCCGATTCGCAAACCGCTCGCACTTTCCCGAGGGGAGCGCGGGCGCCAGTTGCCTCCTTTTAAAGTTTGAGGGGCGGTGGTGGCGGCGGCCGGCAGGCGCGGGGGAACACAGGGGCCGCTACGGGAGCCGCGCCGCCGCCCATGTCATTCCACTTCAAGTGACTTCATGTGATGTCAGCTGAATGTAAAAGACAGTGATCTCACGCGGAGGGGAAGATGTTTGCCATCAAAATGTGACAGAAGAGACACGCTGCATGGCTCGGAACGCATCTCCTTGGTGGTGGGGGAAAGAGGTAAATGCGAGGTGGCTCTCCGGTCCTCTTTAACTTTGCCCCTTCACTGTCCAGCTCCCAGCACGCGTGGCAGAGGCCTGGGTCCAGGGAAGGGCTCAGGGGGGTTAATTTGAGACTCTTTTCTCACCGCCCccccctttcttttgtaaacccTCCCCCTTCTTCCCCTTTTCAAAGTCCCAGGGCAGGGGCTGGTGGGTTCCTTTGCGCGCCGGGTTAATGGGCGGTAATTTGGTACCCTTGGGTGCACTTTGTTTTGCCCTCGTTCATTTGAATGCAAATGGGTGACCCGGGCCCGACTAGGTGCTTATTAAATTGCAGTTTTCCCCCCTGCCTTTTCCGGAATGCAGACTTAGAGGAGAGAGGCTGCGCCCTGGCCCAGCCTGGCTCGGCTCAGCTCCGCGCGCCATGGCAAGCTCGGCTTCCCTGGAGACCATGGTGCCCCCGGCCTGCCCGCGCGCCGGAGCGTCGCCTGCCACTTCCAAGACACTAGCCTTTTCCATCGAGCGCATCATGGCCAAGACGTCGGAGCCCCGCGCGCCCTTTGAGCCCCGGCCTGGAGCGCTAGAGGCGGACGGCAGCCAGGGCAAGAAACTGCTCAACCTCTGCTCGCCGCTGCCCTGTATGATCCCCCTCCAGCCCCTAGGCTACGAGGTGCCGTCAAAGACACTGCTCAGTTACTCCGAGCTCTGGAAAAGCAGCCTCCGGGCAggcggcggcggaggcggcggcggtggcggcggcggtggcggggGGGCCCCAGTGTGCGGCGCCAGCGGCTTGTGCAAAACCAACTGTGGCGTGTGCTGCAAGGCCGAGCTGGGCCTGGCGCCGTCTGCGCTGCCCGCGGGCAGGGTCATCAAGCCGCAGGTCATCAACCAGGCTGTGGGGCTGCCGGCCAGCGGCTCGCTCTACTACTTCAACTACCTGGACTCGACCGCGTACCCGCCGTCTGAGCTCCTCAGCGGCCACCTCTTCCCGTCTGGCCTCCTCAATGCGCAGGCCCCCGCCGCTCTGGCTGCTCACCCCAAGCTCTTTCTGCTGGAGAACGCCAAGCTGGCCGGCTTGGCTGCGGACAAGTTCCCCCATCCGGCTCCCTATCCCCATAAGGAGCGCTTGCCGGCGCCACTGGAGCAGGTACTGAAGGAGAACTCGGCCCTGACTGCCGAGCGCGGAGGCGTCAAGGGCCACAGCAAGCTGCCAGGGGGCTCTACAGATGGCAAGCCCAAAAACTTCACCTGCGAGGTGTGCGGCAAGGTGAGGCCCAGGGTTCGGGGAGCCGGGAGGGGCGACCGGCGGCGGCGGCTTCCTTGGGGCAGTCTGGAATGCCCTTCTTCAAGCTGAGGAGCTCCCCAGTAGTTGACTACCCAAATTGGGAGCCTagttgggcctcagtttcctattctgtaaaatggggatgccCTTGTCAGCGGTCACACAGTATCGGTGTAAGCAGGAGTTTGGGAAGCACTTTCCAAACTGAAAAAGGCTCTGGTTTCTGAAGGGAGTATTGGTTGGGGGAGGTAGGCTGTGGTCCCCCCGCGACTGATTGTAGGCCCTCGGACAGACGCACCACATAGGCCCCCCATGTCTTCCCATAGGTGTTTAATGCTCACTATAACCTCACCCGCCACATGCCGGTCCACACCGGAGCCAGACCGTTCGTGTGCAAAGTCTGCGGCAAAGGCTTTCGCCAGGCCAGCACGCTCTGCAGGCACAAAATTATCCACACCCAGGTACGTGGCCCCCGGGGTCGGGCCCAGCCCTCGCGCAACCCCCAGAATCTTAGTGATAACACTGGGGATAGGATGGCCAAAGATTATCCCTTACCCTCTAGGGTtgagtggggggagggggtgtCCCTTCCAGGTGTTCCCGAGGTGGCCTCTGGGCCAGGGTCTTGGCCTTACTGTGTGCTCGCCCCTCTCCGCAGGAAAAGCCGCATAAATGCAACCAGTGCGGCAAAGCCTTCAACCGCAGCTCCACGCTCAACACGCATATCCGCATCCACGCGGGCTACAAGCCCTTCGTCTGCGAATTTTGCGGCAAAGGCTTTCACCAAAAAGGTAACGTGCCGGGCGAGGCCATCTCTTCTCACCTCACCTCAAGACTTGGGTCGCGGCTGGCTGGCAGGAAGGCAAAGAGGGATCTGGAGAGAGAAGGCGAAAGCTGCAGGCGCGGGTGCAGCATTTCTTTAGAATCGGGTTGTGCCTGGTGTAGGGGGAAGCTCTCCTAGCGGGGTTAGTAGACCACGCTGTATGCAGGCTGGGTGCACAGAGAGACTCGAATTCGAGAGGTGGGAAGGAAGTACGGAGACAGAGGGAAGGGATGTAGGAAAAGGAGAGGGTATTGCCCTATAGAAAAGGGTTCCGTTTGTATCTGGGACTTCcctttcaaatgaaaaaatattggaGGCAAAATAACCCTCCCGGGAACAATTTAAGACTGGGGGAAACCGGTATGATCCTTGCCCCGGCTCGGATTTTCCAAGGCACTTTTGGATCTCCAGGTGGTAGTTGGGGGGCGAGAAAgaagtaact includes the following:
- the FEZF2 gene encoding fez family zinc finger protein 2, producing MASSASLETMVPPACPRAGASPATSKTLAFSIERIMAKTSEPRAPFEPRPGALEADGSQGKKLLNLCSPLPCMIPLQPLGYEVPSKTLLSYSELWKSSLRAGGGGGGGGGGGGGGGAPVCGASGLCKTNCGVCCKAELGLAPSALPAGRVIKPQVINQAVGLPASGSLYYFNYLDSTAYPPSELLSGHLFPSGLLNAQAPAALAAHPKLFLLENAKLAGLAADKFPHPAPYPHKERLPAPLEQVLKENSALTAERGGVKGHSKLPGGSTDGKPKNFTCEVCGKVFNAHYNLTRHMPVHTGARPFVCKVCGKGFRQASTLCRHKIIHTQEKPHKCNQCGKAFNRSSTLNTHIRIHAGYKPFVCEFCGKGFHQKGNYKNHKLTHSGEKQYKCTICNKAFHQVYNLTFHMHTHNDKKPFTCATCGKGFCRNFDLKKHVRKLHDSVGPAAPSAKDLTRTVQS